From one Aeropyrum camini SY1 = JCM 12091 genomic stretch:
- a CDS encoding carbohydrate kinase family protein yields MPEDQLQAVSVGHVLVDLRVQVDRLPGVDEEAVIRDETRGVGGSAANVAVVLRRLGIQSGVIGKIGLDDFGRIAVDNLMREGVVISGLRVSLQDRTGFSIVVRDREGSITIYSYKGAAETLEPAELDENIIGKSRHVHVASLRPDTTLRTLEIAKKHSTTVSWDPGRVLSRMGAERLATIISSVDIVFVNREEARNLTGSHDYRQAARQLIKLGPKIVVVKLGASGSYILSQDGEAYIPALKPEKVVDTTGAGDSYAAGFIAGLLRGYTIEKASLYATIVASIKVSRLGSNAAPTHEEVVERAREIGLEL; encoded by the coding sequence ATGCCGGAGGACCAGCTGCAGGCCGTCTCCGTAGGCCACGTCCTAGTCGATCTTAGGGTGCAGGTAGACAGGCTCCCAGGCGTGGATGAGGAGGCGGTGATAAGGGATGAAACGAGGGGTGTGGGGGGTTCTGCGGCTAACGTGGCCGTAGTTTTGAGGAGGCTGGGGATCCAATCAGGCGTCATCGGCAAGATAGGCCTGGACGACTTCGGGAGGATAGCGGTGGACAATCTTATGAGGGAGGGGGTGGTGATCTCCGGCCTTAGAGTATCTCTCCAAGATAGGACGGGGTTTTCTATAGTTGTGCGCGATAGGGAAGGGTCGATAACTATCTACAGCTATAAAGGGGCTGCCGAGACCCTCGAGCCGGCGGAGCTTGACGAAAATATAATAGGTAAATCTAGGCATGTGCACGTTGCCAGCCTGAGGCCGGACACAACTCTCAGAACACTCGAGATCGCCAAGAAGCACTCCACAACCGTCTCGTGGGATCCGGGAAGGGTCCTATCTAGAATGGGGGCCGAGAGGCTCGCCACCATAATATCTAGCGTTGACATAGTCTTTGTTAATAGGGAGGAGGCGAGGAATCTCACGGGGTCTCACGACTACAGGCAGGCTGCGAGGCAGCTCATAAAACTCGGCCCAAAAATCGTGGTCGTGAAGCTTGGAGCCAGCGGATCATACATCTTGTCTCAGGATGGCGAGGCGTATATACCAGCGTTAAAGCCCGAGAAGGTGGTGGACACCACAGGGGCTGGCGACTCTTACGCCGCTGGGTTTATAGCAGGCCTCCTTAGGGGCTACACTATAGAGAAGGCCTCCCTATACGCCACTATCGTAGCTTCGATCAAAGTATCTAGGCTCGGGTCAAACGCTGCGCCCACGCATGAGGAGGTGGTTGAAAGGGCGAGGGAAATCGGTCTTGAGTTGTAG
- a CDS encoding xylulokinase — protein MGGCESILSIDIGTTRIKAGLVDCNTLEIAGGGSVSTPISYPRKGWSEQDPEELWKAIVQAASAALEGFEASRVSGVIFSTYLAGVVLLDRDNYELTPIITWLDERAHGLPRELFSGVLKVSGYNILHLVDLLRLTGGAPSKTGKDPLSKMVWLRENRPDLFAKAHTIGTLKTWVLAKAVGARIVSPDDAHLTWLADTRGGRAVWSPRLARRYGIPLEKLPRIASPTDAAGKLESGAARDLGLPEGIPVIVGAGDIASAAVGSGALAAGEYHIYVGTSSWIGVHSTRRLLDVRHYIGSLLSAKPGEYLVIGEQEIAGGMIDWILDATGMDYSAVEDAHSIPPGSEGLIATPWLYGERTPVDDPHAKGVIIGLTLRHTKKHLVSAAVEGVALNIAWAMEHMVRLAGKPKLVRGVGGGFRLRTLAKIIASALNTTIEIISQPEMAGVRGAGALAAASLKGSSIESEAGKIPVSWRAEADSNASRVYRDLLQVYREIYSRLKSVFRRLS, from the coding sequence GTGGGGGGTTGCGAAAGCATACTATCAATAGACATAGGTACGACGAGAATTAAGGCGGGTTTGGTCGACTGCAACACACTCGAGATAGCTGGTGGGGGGAGTGTTTCCACCCCTATTAGCTACCCGAGGAAGGGATGGTCGGAGCAGGATCCCGAGGAGCTTTGGAAGGCTATTGTACAGGCCGCATCGGCGGCTTTAGAAGGGTTTGAGGCGAGCCGTGTATCCGGTGTTATATTCTCTACGTACCTAGCTGGTGTAGTGCTTCTAGACCGGGACAACTACGAGTTAACACCGATAATAACCTGGCTGGACGAGAGGGCCCACGGCCTCCCCAGGGAGCTATTCAGCGGGGTATTGAAGGTTTCGGGATATAATATCCTCCACTTAGTGGACCTGCTAAGGCTCACCGGAGGAGCACCCAGCAAGACGGGTAAAGACCCTCTTTCCAAGATGGTGTGGCTCCGGGAGAATAGGCCCGACTTGTTCGCCAAAGCCCACACTATAGGGACGCTCAAGACTTGGGTCCTCGCAAAAGCAGTCGGAGCACGCATTGTGAGCCCGGACGACGCCCATCTCACATGGCTAGCCGACACCCGGGGGGGCAGGGCGGTCTGGAGCCCCAGGCTGGCGAGGCGCTACGGCATACCCCTGGAAAAACTTCCAAGGATAGCTAGTCCGACCGACGCTGCTGGTAAGCTGGAATCAGGTGCGGCAAGAGACCTTGGCCTTCCAGAGGGTATACCTGTAATTGTGGGGGCAGGCGACATCGCCTCAGCAGCAGTTGGATCCGGGGCTCTTGCCGCCGGGGAGTATCACATATACGTGGGGACCAGCAGCTGGATAGGGGTGCACAGTACCAGGAGGCTTCTAGACGTTCGACACTATATAGGGAGCCTCCTCTCAGCCAAGCCAGGAGAGTATCTCGTGATAGGCGAGCAGGAGATAGCTGGCGGGATGATAGACTGGATACTGGATGCAACTGGCATGGACTACAGCGCAGTGGAGGACGCCCACTCGATACCACCAGGCTCTGAAGGGTTAATCGCCACTCCATGGCTATACGGCGAGAGGACACCGGTGGATGATCCCCACGCCAAGGGGGTGATCATCGGCCTCACACTTAGACACACCAAGAAACACCTAGTAAGTGCGGCAGTAGAGGGGGTAGCTTTGAACATCGCCTGGGCGATGGAGCATATGGTGCGCCTCGCCGGCAAGCCGAAGCTGGTGAGAGGCGTTGGGGGAGGTTTTAGGCTCAGAACGCTGGCCAAGATTATAGCCAGCGCACTCAACACCACCATCGAGATCATCAGCCAGCCAGAGATGGCGGGGGTTAGAGGCGCAGGAGCCCTGGCTGCCGCATCCCTAAAGGGGAGCAGCATAGAGTCGGAGGCGGGGAAAATACCAGTGTCGTGGAGAGCTGAAGCAGATTCCAATGCTTCCAGGGTATATAGAGATCTCCTGCAAGTATACCGGGAGATATACAGCCGGTTGAAAAGCGTGTTTAGGCGGCTCTCCTAA
- a CDS encoding heavy-metal-associated domain-containing protein: MKRAILKIEGMYCEGCAYTIERFLKEVDGVIEVDITYPTGIAAVVYDENNAKIEDILNNSIFSGNSSYKAKLLKIE; this comes from the coding sequence GTGAAACGCGCTATCCTAAAAATTGAGGGCATGTACTGTGAGGGATGTGCGTACACCATCGAGAGATTTCTCAAAGAGGTAGACGGCGTCATAGAAGTAGATATCACCTATCCAACGGGAATCGCAGCCGTAGTTTATGATGAGAACAATGCAAAAATTGAAGATATATTAAATAATAGCATTTTCAGTGGGAATTCTAGCTATAAGGCTAAGCTTTTGAAAATAGAGTAG
- a CDS encoding pyridoxal phosphate-dependent decarboxylase family protein: MEAGEIKSRLAQALRELAHLASRDIDPWTGRVFTHVYDPGIDEVRETASKAMELYRDKTMLDFTVYPSIIELEKQLLGFAGRLFHAPEGYTGTFTYGGTESIILAVLAARERWKRAGGSGVGKVVMPATAHPAFAKAAYLLGLGLERVPVNRETMQADPGIIEERVGADTVMLVASAVDYPYGSLDPVEDLGDIAVAKGVWLHVDACIGGMVLAFAREAGESVEMFDFRVEGVRSFIVDMHKYGYAPKGSSILLFRRAEDKKPTIFVDSSWPGYPLVNQAILSTRSAGTLAASWAVARTLGVKGYRELARMVFEARRRIQKGLESLGLEVLGRPKAGILSFASSDIDVVEVASRLGRAGWVVQLQPGNKHLGFPASIHLTISPIHARVVDGFLAAVEESLRGAPKPESRFESALMEEGFKAVEDLLRRIESVGFDDKVVRAVNEMIYLLEPDVVVELIREAMLEIFKPTWPDW, encoded by the coding sequence ATGGAAGCCGGGGAGATCAAATCTAGGCTGGCCCAAGCCCTCCGGGAGCTCGCCCATCTAGCAAGCAGGGACATAGACCCTTGGACCGGCCGGGTCTTCACCCACGTCTACGATCCAGGGATTGATGAGGTGCGTGAGACCGCTTCAAAGGCTATGGAGCTTTACAGGGATAAGACGATGCTAGACTTCACCGTCTACCCCAGCATCATAGAGCTGGAGAAACAGCTCCTAGGATTCGCCGGACGCCTCTTCCACGCCCCTGAGGGGTATACAGGAACATTCACCTACGGCGGTACAGAGAGCATCATACTAGCCGTCCTAGCCGCTAGAGAGAGGTGGAAGAGGGCCGGGGGGTCTGGTGTAGGGAAGGTTGTAATGCCTGCTACGGCCCATCCCGCTTTCGCCAAGGCCGCGTACCTACTGGGGCTAGGGTTGGAGAGGGTTCCTGTGAATAGAGAGACTATGCAGGCCGATCCAGGCATCATCGAGGAGAGGGTTGGCGCAGACACGGTCATGTTGGTAGCCTCAGCAGTGGACTATCCCTATGGCTCCCTCGACCCCGTTGAGGACCTCGGCGATATTGCAGTAGCGAAGGGCGTCTGGCTCCACGTGGACGCCTGTATCGGGGGCATGGTGCTAGCATTCGCCCGGGAGGCGGGTGAGAGTGTGGAGATGTTTGACTTCAGGGTTGAAGGGGTTAGGAGTTTCATCGTTGATATGCACAAGTACGGATACGCCCCGAAGGGGTCCTCCATACTTCTGTTTAGAAGGGCCGAGGATAAGAAGCCCACGATATTCGTGGACTCCTCATGGCCCGGCTATCCCCTGGTAAACCAGGCAATACTGTCGACTAGGAGTGCTGGCACCCTGGCTGCATCATGGGCCGTAGCAAGAACGTTAGGGGTTAAGGGGTACCGAGAGCTGGCTAGGATGGTGTTTGAGGCACGGAGGCGCATCCAGAAGGGGCTGGAATCTCTCGGTCTGGAGGTGCTGGGCAGGCCTAAAGCAGGTATACTCTCATTCGCGAGTAGCGACATCGACGTTGTGGAAGTAGCTTCAAGACTGGGAAGGGCTGGATGGGTTGTGCAGCTTCAGCCTGGGAACAAGCACCTAGGCTTCCCCGCTAGCATACACCTGACTATCAGCCCGATTCACGCCAGAGTCGTGGACGGTTTCCTCGCTGCTGTGGAGGAATCCCTCCGCGGGGCGCCAAAGCCTGAGTCTAGGTTTGAATCCGCCCTCATGGAGGAGGGTTTCAAGGCTGTGGAGGACCTCTTGAGGAGGATAGAGAGTGTGGGGTTCGACGACAAGGTTGTTAGGGCGGTGAACGAGATGATTTACCTGCTGGAGCCCGATGTTGTCGTGGAGCTTATTAGGGAGGCGATGCTGGAGATCTTCAAGCCAACCTGGCCAGACTGGTGA
- the ilvD gene encoding dihydroxy-acid dehydratase, with translation MRRPRSRLWYEGLENTPHRVYLRAIGFTGDDFQKPLIAVVAAWSEAGPCNFNVLPGSLRVKEGVRSAGGVPLTVPTIVVNDGINMGTPGMRYSLISRELIADTIEAQVASHGFDGWVGIGGCDKTQPGIMMAMARLDLASVYIYGGTAEHGEVDGEAVTVQTAFEAVGAYLRGLISERELARIENAAMPTPGTCQGLFTANTMAILAEALGLSPLGSASPPATSSERARELARAGALVVGLVDSGLTPRKILSYEAFHNAIVTLMAISGSTNAVLHLLALAREAGVKLTLDDFDEASRKVPVIAALAPAGKYTMVDLHNVGGAPIILRKLLDRGLLYGEALTVEGVEIGKLLSRWEPRTDYKILYDFYKPYKPYAGIRILRGSLAPRGAVMKIGASGILTFRGSAKVFNSEEEAFKAIEKGSVEEGDVVVVRYVGPKGAPGMPEMLKITAAIVGAGLGEKVALITDGRFSGATRGIMVGHVAPEAAVGGPIALVEDGDEIVIDGEKGRLDALLDEDELAGRRDKWSPPPLPPKGLLRKYAKLVTQADEGAVTQ, from the coding sequence ATGAGGAGGCCCAGGAGTAGGCTCTGGTATGAAGGTTTGGAGAACACACCACACAGGGTCTACCTGAGGGCTATAGGTTTTACGGGCGACGACTTCCAGAAGCCCCTTATTGCCGTGGTGGCAGCGTGGAGCGAGGCCGGGCCGTGCAACTTTAACGTGTTGCCGGGCAGCCTTCGAGTGAAGGAGGGTGTTAGATCCGCTGGCGGAGTCCCACTCACTGTCCCCACTATCGTTGTGAACGACGGAATTAACATGGGAACCCCGGGGATGCGCTACAGCCTCATAAGTAGGGAGCTCATTGCAGACACTATAGAAGCCCAGGTTGCTAGCCACGGCTTCGACGGCTGGGTCGGCATCGGGGGCTGTGACAAGACCCAGCCGGGCATAATGATGGCTATGGCTAGGCTAGACCTGGCCAGCGTCTACATTTACGGTGGCACAGCGGAGCACGGGGAGGTTGATGGAGAGGCTGTCACTGTTCAGACCGCCTTCGAGGCAGTCGGCGCCTACCTCAGGGGGCTTATAAGCGAGAGGGAGCTAGCCCGGATTGAGAATGCTGCTATGCCCACTCCCGGCACGTGCCAGGGCCTCTTCACCGCCAATACTATGGCCATATTAGCCGAGGCCCTAGGCCTCTCACCCCTCGGCTCCGCCAGCCCACCGGCGACAAGCTCTGAGAGGGCTAGGGAGCTGGCTAGGGCTGGCGCTCTTGTGGTGGGGCTTGTTGACTCCGGCCTCACCCCAAGAAAGATACTATCCTACGAGGCGTTCCATAACGCTATAGTGACGTTGATGGCCATATCCGGCTCCACAAACGCCGTTCTCCACCTCCTGGCTCTGGCCAGAGAGGCTGGCGTCAAGCTGACTCTCGACGATTTCGACGAGGCCAGCAGGAAGGTGCCCGTGATAGCGGCTTTAGCCCCAGCCGGAAAGTACACTATGGTGGATCTGCACAATGTGGGAGGCGCCCCCATTATCCTTAGGAAGCTTCTAGACCGGGGTTTGCTGTACGGTGAGGCTCTAACGGTTGAGGGAGTGGAGATAGGGAAACTGCTTAGCAGGTGGGAGCCTAGGACTGACTATAAGATACTCTATGATTTCTATAAACCCTACAAGCCCTACGCTGGCATCAGGATACTCCGCGGCTCCCTGGCGCCGCGGGGTGCGGTGATGAAGATAGGGGCGAGCGGCATCTTGACGTTCAGGGGGTCCGCAAAAGTGTTCAACAGCGAGGAGGAAGCTTTCAAGGCGATAGAGAAGGGCAGCGTCGAGGAGGGGGATGTTGTTGTAGTCCGCTACGTAGGACCAAAAGGCGCGCCCGGCATGCCTGAGATGCTCAAAATAACCGCGGCCATAGTGGGGGCAGGGCTGGGAGAGAAGGTCGCTCTCATAACAGACGGGAGGTTCAGCGGCGCTACAAGGGGGATTATGGTGGGCCATGTAGCGCCGGAGGCTGCCGTTGGAGGACCTATAGCTCTAGTCGAAGACGGTGACGAAATAGTCATAGACGGTGAAAAGGGGAGGCTCGACGCGCTACTAGACGAGGATGAGCTGGCCGGGAGAAGGGATAAATGGTCGCCTCCACCCCTCCCCCCGAAGGGTCTCCTTCGAAAGTATGCAAAGCTTGTAACACAAGCTGACGAGGGAGCTGTTACCCAGTGA
- the fba gene encoding class I fructose-bisphosphate aldolase, with translation MISSQYAGKRVRLSRILPDGKSVIFAFDHGVEHGPGEISEGRLDPRVLIREVVEAGVDAIMTTPGIARMTWDIWANRVAMIIKVSGKTSLRPAEDQLLQSIISSVVEAVALGGDGVAATVYWGSQYEDKMLERWTQIRLKAEELGVPALQLAYPRGPHIKNRYAVDIVAYGARAAMETGADLIKTYYTGSTETFRQVVKAAGGVPVLMSGGARTASPQEFLRKVHSVMEAGGSGVVVGRNVFQAGDIRGMVRAIRAVVHEGADPEEAAKLLDGSGA, from the coding sequence TTGATCTCCTCTCAGTATGCTGGCAAGCGTGTGAGACTCTCCAGAATACTTCCAGACGGTAAATCTGTCATCTTCGCCTTCGACCATGGAGTTGAACACGGGCCTGGCGAGATCTCGGAGGGGAGGCTGGATCCTAGGGTTTTGATTAGAGAGGTTGTCGAAGCGGGTGTCGACGCTATAATGACCACCCCTGGTATAGCCCGTATGACCTGGGATATCTGGGCTAACAGAGTTGCAATGATTATTAAGGTGAGCGGGAAGACTAGCCTGAGGCCCGCTGAAGACCAACTCCTCCAGAGCATCATATCGAGCGTGGTTGAGGCCGTCGCGCTGGGCGGAGACGGGGTTGCGGCGACTGTCTACTGGGGGAGCCAGTATGAGGATAAGATGCTGGAGAGATGGACGCAGATACGCCTGAAAGCAGAAGAGCTCGGTGTCCCTGCCCTCCAGCTAGCATACCCCAGAGGACCTCACATCAAGAACAGGTACGCAGTCGATATAGTAGCTTATGGAGCCCGGGCGGCAATGGAGACCGGAGCCGACCTTATAAAGACCTACTACACCGGCTCGACGGAAACCTTCAGGCAGGTGGTCAAAGCGGCTGGCGGGGTTCCCGTCCTTATGAGCGGCGGGGCCCGAACAGCTTCTCCCCAGGAATTCCTGCGTAAGGTTCACTCCGTGATGGAGGCTGGGGGTAGTGGGGTAGTTGTTGGGAGGAATGTTTTCCAGGCTGGTGATATCAGAGGGATGGTTAGGGCAATTAGGGCGGTAGTGCATGAGGGGGCCGATCCTGAGGAAGCAGCGAAGCTTTTAGACGGGAGCGGGGCTTAG
- a CDS encoding magnesium-dependent phosphatase-1, which yields MENKWRNRWLLLLDLDGTLWDHLDVSSLNPPFSRVCHDIIVDSSGVEVRLYSYMIALGLWARRTGGVVSSLSWNVPFKALEALRAFGVAHIFHYHVIEPHPWKGRMLAKLLRLLRVERRLYLTPDRIVYFDDREIHLDDIRESVGEVNYIKSHVGCRGLRECSRLVQSLLKTGGEG from the coding sequence ATGGAAAATAAGTGGAGAAATAGGTGGCTTCTTCTCCTCGATCTAGACGGCACTCTCTGGGATCACCTAGACGTGAGCTCGCTCAATCCACCCTTCTCCCGCGTTTGCCACGATATTATTGTAGACTCTAGCGGCGTAGAGGTCAGGCTATATAGCTACATGATAGCCCTGGGTTTGTGGGCGAGGAGGACTGGTGGTGTGGTCTCGTCTCTCAGCTGGAACGTCCCCTTCAAGGCTCTGGAGGCTTTGAGAGCTTTCGGCGTGGCTCATATATTCCACTATCACGTTATAGAGCCTCACCCGTGGAAGGGTAGGATGTTGGCTAAGCTTCTCAGGCTACTGCGGGTGGAGCGCAGGCTTTACTTGACGCCCGACAGAATAGTTTATTTCGACGATAGGGAGATACATCTCGACGATATACGTGAGAGCGTTGGGGAAGTGAACTATATCAAAAGCCATGTGGGCTGTAGGGGGCTAAGAGAGTGCTCCCGCCTCGTACAATCCCTCCTAAAGACGGGCGGAGAGGGGTAG
- a CDS encoding TlpA family protein disulfide reductase: MNIKALTLFGLAAIIAAGVGLVLFQLGNGMADTREGINATQQYSEVYTTQKFSDFTIETIDGQTIALKDLQGKYVIIWLMLPVGCPTCVYQAGEIKDFIEEYGGDEVVVIAVSVLKYQGVEDNIREFLEKNGMPGWIAAIDNQGLGVKFEIPEMGVVVLGPDGSVIYKGVPSASSEELARALDMKPLT, encoded by the coding sequence ATGAACATTAAGGCATTAACATTATTCGGGCTAGCCGCTATTATAGCAGCGGGTGTAGGGTTAGTACTGTTTCAGCTCGGAAACGGAATGGCAGACACTAGGGAGGGAATAAATGCTACGCAACAATATTCAGAGGTATATACTACACAGAAATTCTCAGACTTCACTATCGAGACAATAGATGGGCAAACTATTGCCCTTAAGGACCTCCAGGGTAAATATGTGATAATCTGGCTAATGCTCCCTGTAGGTTGCCCGACATGCGTTTACCAAGCTGGCGAGATAAAAGATTTTATAGAGGAGTACGGCGGCGATGAGGTAGTGGTCATAGCAGTATCCGTGCTCAAATATCAGGGTGTTGAGGATAATATACGTGAGTTTCTCGAAAAGAATGGAATGCCAGGATGGATCGCAGCTATAGACAATCAAGGGCTAGGTGTTAAATTCGAGATCCCAGAAATGGGTGTTGTGGTTCTAGGGCCGGACGGCAGCGTAATATACAAGGGCGTGCCATCAGCTAGCAGCGAAGAGCTAGCCAGGGCCCTTGATATGAAGCCTCTAACATAG
- a CDS encoding CPBP family intramembrane glutamic endopeptidase, producing MIRGLATFMAVAYLGAYVLDYIAIIPLLSADNPYYTSLALPLLLVVRMLLPGAGVAGALVVEGSNPIEAFRSLSMGRPSKWLPFSAGLPLLGYLIAVPFTVLMGGSLSPCGPLGAFFASSGPIIFMFAVIGLFILALIAGSTLNAVVALGEEIGWRWYLLSRFEKLFGWRASALIIGVIWGLWHAPLILHGYNYSSLPGDCGEAVRGIWALTAFIIYTTATSLLLTALVKHSGTVAAAAVAHGVINAVGGLSALLVEGSRFIAPPAGLSASFALVVTYLIIEMYSVREGRVD from the coding sequence TTGATTAGAGGCCTCGCCACGTTCATGGCGGTGGCGTATCTGGGGGCTTATGTTCTAGACTATATCGCCATAATCCCTCTACTCTCAGCGGACAATCCTTACTACACGTCTCTAGCCCTACCGCTTCTCCTGGTAGTCAGGATGCTCTTACCGGGAGCTGGCGTCGCCGGAGCTCTTGTGGTAGAGGGGTCTAACCCGATAGAAGCATTCAGGTCTCTATCAATGGGAAGACCTTCGAAATGGCTTCCCTTTTCAGCAGGGCTTCCTCTTCTGGGATACCTGATAGCCGTGCCTTTTACAGTGTTGATGGGGGGTAGCCTGTCACCGTGCGGTCCCCTAGGAGCTTTCTTTGCATCATCTGGACCGATAATCTTCATGTTTGCAGTCATCGGGCTCTTCATACTAGCATTGATAGCCGGGTCTACTCTAAATGCTGTCGTAGCCCTTGGCGAGGAAATAGGCTGGAGATGGTATCTACTTAGTCGCTTCGAGAAACTTTTCGGATGGCGAGCCTCGGCATTGATCATAGGCGTTATTTGGGGCTTATGGCACGCTCCATTGATACTACATGGATACAACTATAGCTCACTACCCGGTGATTGCGGGGAGGCTGTACGGGGAATCTGGGCCCTCACCGCCTTCATAATTTACACCACGGCAACTAGTCTATTACTCACAGCGTTGGTGAAGCACTCCGGCACGGTGGCAGCGGCTGCCGTGGCCCATGGTGTGATAAACGCTGTGGGAGGGCTGTCGGCCCTTCTAGTGGAAGGCTCTAGGTTCATAGCGCCACCAGCCGGATTGTCTGCATCATTCGCCCTAGTCGTCACCTACCTAATTATAGAGATGTATAGTGTTAGGGAAGGAAGAGTGGATTAG
- a CDS encoding amino acid permease, with protein MAGKGGEKLGFWEVFSIGVGGMIGGGIFATLGLSLELAGAAAPLAFLFAGSIAIITSYSYAKLSSRYPSEGGTIEFVVRAYGDSVFTGGLNLMLLASYIVMISLYAHAFGSYGASMIPCCQRGAYIALVLLVISGLTLVNMLGAILSGRVELGLVVFKLLVLLLVAVVSIPLVDWNRLDTREWPSIVRVIAGGMIIFLAYEGFELVANTAKDVRDTTTLRKGLYASVITVITIYVLIALVSAGTLSPETVQKARDYALAVLVEPVLGKIGFALVVAAALASTSSAINATLYGSARVSYIIAKYGEAPQLLGKRIWRGAYEGLLVIGALSLILALYASLEQISTAGSGGFLIIFTAVNLAAYRLRRQTGANPLITLAGFTLSLTALAVLVYQMASINSRELAVLAVLLVGSMAVEALYRGLRDRRLPRIIDPSLKAREVLIGEWRSLVARAAEVIKREIADAEVYVTGSLARGEYERSGDIDLVVSTPEPLSPQEVKQLEEKLVQELNLPPSHPLHIHAVTRDRLENFKHKIKIEMEKS; from the coding sequence TTGGCAGGAAAAGGGGGGGAGAAGCTCGGTTTCTGGGAGGTGTTTAGCATTGGAGTTGGAGGTATGATTGGGGGTGGCATATTCGCTACTCTAGGCTTAAGCCTTGAGCTGGCTGGCGCCGCCGCCCCGCTGGCGTTCTTATTCGCAGGCTCCATAGCTATTATAACGTCTTACTCGTACGCTAAGCTGAGTTCCAGGTATCCTAGCGAGGGAGGCACAATAGAGTTTGTTGTTAGAGCCTATGGTGACAGTGTTTTCACCGGCGGGTTAAACCTCATGCTACTTGCATCCTACATTGTCATGATATCTCTATACGCCCACGCCTTCGGCAGCTACGGCGCTAGCATGATTCCCTGCTGCCAGAGAGGAGCCTACATAGCCCTGGTACTCCTTGTCATCTCTGGGCTCACACTTGTTAACATGCTAGGGGCTATATTGAGCGGGAGAGTCGAGCTTGGGCTCGTCGTCTTCAAACTCCTAGTCCTCCTGCTGGTGGCGGTAGTTAGTATCCCGCTTGTAGACTGGAATAGGCTGGACACGAGAGAGTGGCCCTCAATCGTAAGGGTTATAGCGGGTGGGATGATAATATTTCTGGCTTATGAAGGCTTCGAGCTGGTGGCCAACACGGCAAAGGACGTAAGAGACACCACTACACTAAGGAAAGGACTATACGCCAGCGTCATCACAGTAATCACCATTTACGTTTTGATAGCTCTTGTATCCGCAGGCACTCTAAGCCCGGAGACCGTTCAAAAGGCTAGGGACTACGCTCTAGCCGTGCTAGTGGAGCCAGTGCTGGGGAAGATAGGCTTCGCCCTCGTAGTAGCCGCAGCCCTGGCCTCGACCAGCAGTGCGATAAACGCAACCTTGTACGGCTCAGCCCGTGTCAGCTACATTATAGCAAAGTATGGAGAGGCACCACAACTCTTGGGAAAGCGTATCTGGAGGGGGGCTTACGAGGGCCTGCTCGTCATAGGCGCTCTAAGCCTCATACTTGCCCTTTATGCGAGCCTGGAGCAGATTAGCACTGCCGGGAGCGGCGGGTTCCTAATCATATTTACAGCGGTAAATCTGGCCGCATACAGGCTTCGCAGGCAGACGGGCGCAAACCCCTTGATAACGCTGGCTGGCTTCACTCTAAGCCTCACAGCACTCGCCGTCCTGGTCTACCAGATGGCCTCAATAAACTCTAGGGAGCTCGCCGTGCTAGCGGTTCTCCTGGTCGGAAGTATGGCTGTGGAAGCCCTATACAGAGGGCTCAGAGACAGGAGGCTGCCGCGGATAATAGACCCCTCTCTAAAGGCCAGGGAGGTCCTGATCGGTGAGTGGAGGAGCCTTGTGGCTAGGGCAGCAGAGGTCATCAAACGTGAGATAGCTGATGCAGAGGTTTACGTGACAGGTAGCCTAGCGAGGGGGGAGTACGAGAGGTCTGGGGACATCGATTTAGTCGTATCAACACCCGAGCCCCTCTCACCTCAGGAGGTTAAGCAGTTAGAGGAGAAGCTGGTGCAGGAACTAAACCTACCTCCCTCCCACCCCCTACACATACACGCAGTGACTCGTGACAGGCTAGAGAACTTCAAACACAAGATAAAAATTGAGATGGAGAAGAGCTGA